The following are from one region of the Bactrocera oleae isolate idBacOlea1 chromosome 6, idBacOlea1, whole genome shotgun sequence genome:
- the LOC106619969 gene encoding organic cation transporter protein has translation MQSNNASAAQSIESLSAANSSKEESTLDAILIRLGEFGRFQIVILILTCLPVLFNAVSSVTYIFTAGNVAHRCNITECDGPQSAYDEPWVKYAIPMKNSDLDQCQRYAPRAITNWSVTNEAEQYCTADLFDDEETQDCPDNNFIFRDDEVTISNDFGIYCNDEWKLTLTGTINNVGQFIGIPLGGLISDKYGRRNALALGGVLSAIFGIIRSFTTSYVPFLVFEFLDNVANSSLYSICFIIGIELVGPSKRVFACSIITIFYAIGEMFLAVVSMYFPNWRIMLRIFYIPALAVISYYWVLPESVRWLLSQERESEATDILKRAAHINKRRLSDATLDKLILANREKLSSQRGGRFPLREAFGKLFFRIANCSLSWIVTVLVYYGLSLNSVLLAGNKYFNFILIAFVEIPGFFLPCLTMDRYGRRYSLCGFMLLSGVCCLCTVFLGSGNYYLQLSLFLVGKLAITAAFQVLYFFTSEIFPTNLRSSLLSFCSMVGRFGSMVAPQTPLLAKYYENAPAILFAVCALVSGCLSLLFPETSNTILPTTVHEADTIGNKKTSSNPNSSTFSLENESTYM, from the exons ATGCAATCCAACAACGCTTCTGCAGCACAAAGCATTGAATCATTGTCTGCCGCCAACAGCAGCAAGGAGGAATCTACTTTGGATGCCATACTCATACGTTTGGGGGAATTTGGGCGGTTTCAGATCGTAATACTTATATTAACTTGCCTGCCAGTGCTATTTAATGCCGTATCGTCGGTCACATATATTTTCACTGCTGGAAATGTGGCGCACAG gtGTAATATCACGGAATGTGATGGGCCACAGAGTGCTTACGATGAGCCATGGGTTAAATATGCCATACCAATGAAGAATAGTGATCTGGATCAGTGCCAACGATATGCACCCAGAGCAATTACGAACTGGAGCGTTACAAACGAAGCTGAACAATATTGTACGGCAGATCTTTTTGATGACGAGGAGACGCAGGATTGCCCTGAcaataatttcatatttcgCGATGACGAAGTGACAATATCAAATGAC TTCGGCATCTACTGCAACGATGAATGGAAGCTGACGCTCACCGGTACCATTAACAATGTGGGACAATTTATCGGTATACCGTTAGGTGGTTTGATATCGGATAA ATACGGTCGGCGTAATGCACTCGCGCTTGGTGGCGTACTGAGCGCCATATTTGGGATTATACGCTCATTTACTACCTCCTATGTGCCATTTCTGGTCTTCGAATTCCTCGACAACGTCGCGAATAGCTCACTCTATTCCATTTGCTTTATCATTGGCATTGAGCTGGTCGGTCCCAGCAAGCGCGTATTCGCCTGTAGTATAATTACGATCTTCTATGCAATTGGGGAGATGTTCTTAGCCGTGGTCTCTATGTACTTTCCGAATTGGCGCATTATGCTACGTATATTCTACATACCGGCGTTGGCTGTGATCTCCTATTACTGGGTTTTGCCGGAAAGCGTGCGTTGGCTGCTTAGTCAGGAACGTGAATCAGAAGCTACAGATATACTGAAACGTGCGGCGCACATAAATAAACGTAGACTATCTGATGCAACGTTGGATAAATTGATTTTGGCGAATCGTGAAAAACTAAGCAGTCAAAGGGGTGGTCGTTTCCCTTTGCGTGAGGCTTTCGGTAAATTATTCTTTCGTATTGCAAACTGTTCGCTATCTTGGATAGTGACGGTGCTGGTCTACTATGGACTCAGTTTGAACTCGGTGCTTTTGGccggtaataaatattttaatttcatattgatTGCGTTTGTGGAAATTCCCGGTTTTTTCCTACCCTGTCTGACGATGGATCGATATGGTAGAAGATATTCGTTATGCGGTTTTATGTTGCTCAGTGGTGTATGCTGTCTGTGTACGGTGTTTTTGGGTTCAG gGAATTACTATCTACAGTTGAGCTTGTTTCTAGTGGGTAAGCTCGCCATCACCGCAGCGTTCCAAGTTTTATACTTTTTCACTTCGGAGATATTTCCAACGAACTTGCGTAGCAGCTTGTTGTCTTTCTGCTCGATGGTTGGCCGTTTTGGTTCAATGGTAGCGCCACAGACGCCTTTGTTG GCTAAATATTATGAGAATGCGCCCGCCATATTATTTGCAGTTTGCGCTCTAGTCAGTGGTTGCTTGTCGCTGCTCTTTCCGGAAACctcaaatacaattttaccGACGACAGTGCACGAAGCGGATACAATTGGCAATAAGAAAACATCGAGCAATCCAAACAGCAGCACATTTAGTTTAGAGAATGAAAGTACTTATATGTAA
- the LOC118682938 gene encoding larval serum protein 1 beta chain-like, whose product MKLTIVLLALVGLVAAASITPTNRVTGADHVFLEKQKFLFEIVYRVEDPLMFEEYIKIGHNLVYDKALYTHFDQYMEMFYESYKMGALLPRSEFFGALVKTHHKQAYGLFNFFYYAKDWETFQANVAWARIHVNEGMFVYALTLAVIHRDDFKGLMLPSIYEIFPQYFLNSKLIYQAEKFDYNTWSKYTQYQKELNDVYHKNHQYYNQGYFYIKDFKTYQWWRLMGLDEQWYAAERSLPLRENSYELVSDDIYVSFMKNINMFWHPVDYTRDIDYYNEHSVLSYFTEDLGWNSYWYYLNMDYAFFLDGKTFGLNKDRRGELWLYNVAQILNRYYLERLSHGFGEIDDFSWDHAYEYGYDSELISYNGVGFSTRSNYFERRSYGKYDMLNQIQSGFKRIYDIIDYGYYTTADGHKIDMRKPESIELIGSYMQSNIDTFDRFFFSYWNMLSHMYLADVDYNDFEIYPNVFLNFETMMRDPMWYSFYKKVADVFYRFNYHFTPYTQEELFAQGVQVKDVSVSELVTYFDLVDIDVTNLLNDKMVFDDGKFVWDKSLYARQMRLNHKPFHYDVTVESDKAQRVVLRTFYGPKFDEYGRIISLKDNRMNFIELDEFVYELTAGVNVIKRSSEDFYWTVKDRTTYTELYHYVMAAFDGKYEYPLDISEQQRGFPDRLILPKGWESGLPVQFVFFITPYDGSVEHPSNIDVNYLSGIGSGLRYTDNKPFGYPFDRPIDESQFFVPNIYFKDVSIYHNDTLRQYYENYNNYGQFDYNFYNEYYTKYFN is encoded by the exons ATGAAGTTAACTATCGTTCTTTTGGCCCTCGTTGGCCTAGTAGCCGCCGCTAGCATTACTCCGACCAATCGAGTTACCGGAGCCGATCATGTTTTCTTGGAGAAACAGAAGTTCCTCTTCGAAATCGTTTACCGCGTGGAGGATCCACTGATGTTCGAGGAGTACATCAAGATTGGTCACAATTTGGTCTACGACAAGGCACTTTACACC CACTTTGATCAATATATGGAGATGTTCTACGAATCCTATAAAATGGGCGCACTCTTGCCCAGAAGTGAATTCTTTGGTGCACTCGTTAAGACTCACCACAAACAAGCTTACGGTCTATTCAACTTCTTCTACTACGCCAAGGATTGGGAAACGTTCCAAGCCAACGTTGCATGGGCTCGCATCCATGTCAACGAAGGCATGTTCGTCTATGCTTTGACTTTGGCTGTCATCCATCGCGATGATTTCAAGGGTCTGATGTTGCCATCCATCTACGAAATCTTCCCACAATATTTCCTCAACAGCAAATTGATTTATCAAGCTGAGAAATTCGATTACAACACCTGGAGTAAATACACTCAATACCAAAAGGAATTGAACGATGTCTACCACAAGAACCACCAATATTACAACCAGGGCTATTTCTATATCAAGGATTTCAAGACATACCAATGGTGGAGACTTATGGGTTTGGATGAACAGTGGTATGCCGCCGAGAGGAGCTTGCCTCTTCGTGAAAACTCTTATGAACTTGTTTCTGACGATATATATGTCTCATTCATGAAGAATATCAACATGTTCTGGCATCCGGTTGATTACACCCGTGACATTGACTACTACAACGAACACTCTGTATTATCATACTTCACTGAGGATTTGGGTTGGAACTCATATTGGTACTACTTGAACATGGATTATGCTTTCTTCTTGGACGGTAAAACTTTCGGTTTGAATAAGGATCGTCGTGGTGAACTTTGGTTATACAATGTTGCTCAGATTTTGAACCGTTACTATTTGGAACGTTTGTCTCATGGTTTCGGTGAAATTGACGATTTCTCCTGGGATCACGCTTACGAATATGGTTATGATTCCGAATTGATTTCCTATAACGGTGTTGGATTCAGCACTCGCAGCAACTACTTCGAACGTAGATCTTATGGCAAATACGACATGTTGAACCAAATCCAAAGTGGATTCAAGCGTATCTATGATATCATAGACTATGGTTACTACACCACCGCTGATGGACACAAGATCGATATGCGCAAACCCGAATCTATTGAACTCATCGGAAGTTACATGCAATCGAATATTGATACTTTCGATAGATTCTTCTTCAGCTATTGGAATATGTTAAGTCATATGTATCTCGCTGATGTGGACTACAACGATTTTGAGATATATCCAAATGTTTTCCTCAACTTCGAAACTATGATGCGTGATCCAATGTGGTACAGCTTCTACAAGAAAGTTGCCGATGTCTTCTACCGTTTCAATTATCATTTCACACCATACACACAAGAAGAACTGTTTGCTCAAGGAGTTCAAGTCAAGGATGTCAGCGTAAGTGAATTGGTCACCTATTTCGATTTGGTTGATATTGATGTTACCAACTTGTTGAACGACAAAATGGTCTTCGATGATGGTAAATTCGTGTGGGACAAATCGTTGTACGCCCGTCAAATGCGTCTCAATCACAAACCATTCCACTACGATGTCACTGTGGAATCTGATAAGGCACAAAGGGTTGTCCTTCGCACCTTCTACGGACCTAAATTTGACGAATATGGACGTATTATCTCGCTCAAGGATAATCGCATGAACTTCATTGAATTGGATGAATTCGTCTATGAACTAACCGCTGGTGTAAATGTCATCAAACGTTCATCTGAAGACTTTTACTGGACTGTTAAGGATCGCACCACCTACACTGAATTGTATCACTATGTGATGGCTGCTTTCGATGGCAAATACGAATACCCTCTGGATATTAGTGAACAACAGAGAGGATTCCCAGATCGTCTGATCTTACCTAAGGGTTGGGAGAGTGGCTTGCCAGTACAGTTCGTATTTTTCATTACTCCATACGATGGCTCTGTCGAACACCCCTCGAACATTGATGTTAACTACCTATCTGGCATTGGTTCCGGACTACGTTACACTGATAACAAACCATTCGGCTATCCATTCGATCGTCCCATCGATGAATCCCAATTCTTCGTGCCCAACATTTACTTCAAGGATGTGAGCATCTATCACAATGACACACTAAGACAATACTATgaaaactacaacaactacGGCCAATTCGACTACAACTTTTACAACGAGTACTACACCAAATACTTCAACTAA